The Topomyia yanbarensis strain Yona2022 chromosome 3, ASM3024719v1, whole genome shotgun sequence nucleotide sequence CCCGTTTGGACCATTTTGGAAtactttcgaaatcgatttTGCAGGTTCAGAATTCTTCGGACCAAAATTAAACTATGACGTGTACCATCATGACATGGCAACTAAATGGAATGAAAAATACCCAGCGAATAAGTGGCATGTGATCGCATTCACAGGTGCTCCAGCCAGTTTCCCAATCCAGATCGAAAATCGTGAGCTGCACAAATATTTGAAATGGTCGATCAATATTGAGAATGCCGCGCGTGATTTTATCAGAACGTCATTGCCCAAAGGAGCTTTCATGGGAATTCATCTGCGAAATGGAATAGATTGGGTGCGAGCCTGTGAGCACGTCAAAGAAAGCTCCCATCTGTTCTCTTCCCCACAGTGCCTCGGATACCGCAACGAGAAAGGATCGCTTACGTTGGACATGTGTTTACCAGCGAAGGAGATTATTATTCGCCAGATTAAGCGTCAAATCAAGAAACATAAAGAATCCtacaaaaacaatgaaatcaaaTCGATCTTCGTCGCTTCCGATGGAAATcacatgattcatgatttaaaCGATGCCCTAAAGCGGATGGACATTGTGGCAGTTAGGTTGCCCGAGAATAACCCACATCTGGATCTGGCGATACTAGGAATGTCCAACCACTTCATCGGTAACTGTGTGTCATCTTTCACGGCCTTCGTCAAGCGGGAACGAGACGCAAAGGGATTCCCGTCTACGTTCTGGGCTTTCCCCGCAGAGAAACACTTACCCAAGACGTCGAAAGATGCCGCATCGTTGGCCCACGAAGAGCTGTAATAAGGAGACAGAAGTTAAAGAAGCCAGCGCAACAATGAATTGACCCAGAGTTTTTTTTTCGGCGTCATTTGGGTGATCTGAATAATGAAACTGGAAATGTATGCTGTTAAGTACGTAAGCGTGCTCGTAATCGGTTTGCGCCGTGTCAGCTTCTCTACTACTTATAGGTAGGTATAGGTATGTAGCTTTATCGCTTCTCTGTTCGTCCTTCACTGATGTAGTGTTTGCGAGTTACCACGATGACGTGAGTGTTGTGTGTGGAATAGTTTAGGTGGACCGCGCTTTGATCGTAGAACGTAACTACGTTTAGTACGTACGAACACTTAGACATTTTTCATTGCCATGTTTACACTTTTGTCCAGTATTTTAATTTACGATTGTGATCAGCCTTTGAATATTATCGATATTTTAACAAGAAAACACATTAGACGTATAAACGGCGTTGATTGAAACATGATTTAGATTGCTTTGAGTAAATACCATACTACGTaaggtaaagtgcctattttcaccctattaagTGGGTACCTCACTAATTCACTCGGCCTACATAGGATGAAATGCGTATAAAtttacatcaacagctttgcttcgttgttaagaacctttctaataacacaaattccctgaaaacgatgaaatgctcctgtttgagcgcaacgaaaactcgaatcgagtgccctaccatttgactcaatgtgttgaacaaagatggaagACACTGCTCTCTaatcaacggcttcaaatgggtagggtgataatagaaacgtggcgaaaataggctcattaccctgtaTGAGATAAACGATAGAAGCGCAGAGAAACAAATTGCAATTAATTGGTTTCAAGATACTTATAGTACTGTAACTTGCGAGCAAAAAATGGCTTATCCATAAGTTTGacatttaaaagaaaaaataaattgagagagagagaataCTGGTAAAAAAAATCTGGAGAAAACATTCAGAAGACCGCTAACGATTACCGGATGCGCTTAACTTAAATATTTTACTCAGGTTTTAGTGACATTCTAGTGAAAAGATTTGAAACACTTAGTTTTGCCTAAGCATTTCCTATTTGTTCTATAGTTTTATGTCCTTAGCAAATACCTATCTGACGGAGTTATGTTCCAATGAATTAACGAAGAATATAAACTAGTAACTACTATAGCCACTGCATATTCACGACTGGCCCAGATTGTAACTATTTTTTGTAAGCTTTTTTTATTCCGAATATCATGAAACTGTAGCTGACAATATCACAGAAAGGCATG carries:
- the LOC131692224 gene encoding GDP-fucose protein O-fucosyltransferase 1, translated to MKFQYFIAFCGVFLFKNVRTFSGDENGYILYCPCMGRFGNQADHFLGALSFARGLNRTLVIPPWVEYRKGEARSIQVPFDTYFQVAPLLDYHKVITMENFMTNLAPSLWPPGKRTSFCYMERMGFQGESDGGCNAKSGNPFGPFWNTFEIDFAGSEFFGPKLNYDVYHHDMATKWNEKYPANKWHVIAFTGAPASFPIQIENRELHKYLKWSINIENAARDFIRTSLPKGAFMGIHLRNGIDWVRACEHVKESSHLFSSPQCLGYRNEKGSLTLDMCLPAKEIIIRQIKRQIKKHKESYKNNEIKSIFVASDGNHMIHDLNDALKRMDIVAVRLPENNPHLDLAILGMSNHFIGNCVSSFTAFVKRERDAKGFPSTFWAFPAEKHLPKTSKDAASLAHEEL